Genomic DNA from Mycobacterium stomatepiae:
CAAACGGTCGCCGCGCAGCTGGCCGAGGTCTACATCGCTTCGCGCACCATCGATTTGGCGGCGAAGTCGGTGGTGTGGCGCCTGTCCGAAGGCCGGGACGCCGACGAAGATCTCGACGTGCTCGGGTACTGGATCACGTCGCAGGCCCCGCCGGTGATGCAGATCTGCCATCACCTGCACGGCGGGATGGGCATGGACATCACCTACCCCATGCACCGGTACTACTCGACGATCAAAGACCTGGCCCGCCTGCTGGGCGGGTCGTCTCATCGACTCGACCTGGTGGGAGCGCAATGTTCATAGACCTGACTCCCGAGCAGCGTGCGCTGCAAGCGGAGCTCCGCGAATACTTCTCGAATCTGATCTCGCCCGACGAGGCGAAGGCGATGGAGTCCGACCGCCACAACGAGGCCTATCGCGCGGTGATCAAGCGCATGGGGCAGGACGGCAAGCTCGGCGTGGGCTGGCCAAAAGAGTTCGGCGGCTTGGGTTTCGGCCCGATCGAGCAGTCGATCTTCGTCAACGAGGCGCACCGCGCCGACGTGCCGCTGCCGGCGGTGACGCTGCAGACGGTCGGTCCCGCGTTGCAGCAGTTCGGCAGCGAGGAGCAGAAGAAGAAGTTCCTGCCCGCCATTCTGGCCGGCGAGGTGCACTTCGCGATCGGCTACACCGAGCCGGAGGCCGGCACCGACCTGGCCTCGCTGCGTACCACCGCCATACGCCAGGGTGATGAATACATCGTCAACGGCCAGAAGATCTTCACCACCGGCGCGCACGACGCCGACTACATCTGGCTGGCCTGTCGCACCGACCCGGAAGCCGTTAAGCACAAGGGTATTTCGATCCTGATCGTCGACACCAAGGATCCCGGCTACTCCTGGACGCCGATCATTCTGTCCGACGGGGCCCACCACACGAACGCCACGTACTACAACGACGTGCGGGTGCCCGCCGACATGCTGGTCGGCGAGGAGAACGGCGGATGGCGGCTGATCACCACCCAGCTCAACAATGAGCGCGTGATGCTCGGCCCGGCGGGTCGTACCGCCGGCATCTACGACCGGTTGCACGCGTGGGCGTCCAAACCCGGTGGCGACGGCGTCACGCCAATCGATCACTCCGACGTCAAGCGGGCGCTCGGTGAGATCTACTCGATGTGGCGGATCAACGAGCTGCTCAACTGGCAGGTGGCCGCGGCCGGCGAGGACATCAACGTGGCCGATGCGGCGTCGACGAAAGTCTTCGGCACCGAGAAGATTCAGTACATCGGCCGTCTCGCCGAAGAGATCGTCGGCAAATACGGCAACCCGGCCGAGTCGGACACCGCGGAGCTGCTCGAGTGGCTCGACTCGCAGACCAAGCGCAATCTGGTGATTACCTTCGGTGGAGGCGTGAACGAAGTGATGCGCGAAATGATCGCGGCATCCGGCCTCAAAGTGCCGAGGGTGCCTCGATGACCGATATCAAGGAAGCGGTTGCGGAGATCACCGCCACCGTCGTCGCCAAGCCGCGCGACGCTCGGGATCCGGTGAATCAGCCGACGATCAAGAACTGGGTCGAGGCGCTCGGCGACGCGAACCCGATCTATGTCGACGAGGCTGCCGCCAAGGCTGCCGGGCATCCCGGAATCGTCGCGCCGCCGGCCATGATTCAGGTGTGGACGATGTTCGGCCTGGGCGGTGAACGTCCCACCGACGACCCGATGGGTCCGATCATGCAGCTGTTCGACGACGCCGGCTACATCGGCGTGGTCGCGACCAACTGCGAGCAGACTTATCACCGGTATCTGCGGCCCGGCGAGCAGGTCACCATTCATTCGGAGATGCGCGACGTGGTCGGTCCCAAGCAGACCGGGCTCGGCGAGGGTTGGTTCATCAACCAGCACATCACCTGGCGGGTGGGCGACGAGAACGTCGCCGAGATGGCTTGGCGCATTTTGAAGTTCAAGCCGCGCGAGGCCGGTTCGGCGTCGTCCGTGCCGGAGGACCTGGACGCCGACGCCATGATGCGTCCGGCGATGTCGCGTGACACCGCCTTCTTCTGGGAGGGCGTCAAAGCTCACGAGTTGCGTGTTCAGCGTCTCGCGGACGGCAGCCTGCAGCACCCGCCGGTTCCGGCGGTGTGGCAGGACAAGGCCGAGCCCATCGACTATGTGGTGGCCAGCGGTCGTGGCACGGTGTACAGCTACGTCGTGCACCACGCGCCGAAGGTGCCGGGCCGCACGCTGCCTTTCGTGATCGCGCTGGTCGAACTGGAAGAGGGCGTCCGCATGCTGGGCGAGCTGCGCGACGTCGACCATGCCGCGATCAAAATCGGAATGCCCGTTCGCGCAACCTATATCGACTTCCCGGCTGGCGACTCCGGCCCGGAGTGGACCCTTTACGCCTGGGAGCCCGACGCATGAGCGCACCTGTTGTTGAAGTGGGTACCGTGCTGCCTGAGCTGAAGCTGGAGGGTTCACCGACCTTCATCATCTCAACAGCCCTGGCCACCAGGGACTTTCAGGACGTGCACCACGACCGGGACCTGGCGCAAGCCAAGGGGTCCAAGGACATCTTCGTCAACATCCTCACCGACACCGGGCTGGTGCAGCGCTACGTCACCGACTGGGCTGGTCCGACGGCGCTGATCAAATCGATCGGGCTGCGGCTCGGAGTGCCGTGGTATGCCTACGACACCGTCACCTTCTCGGGTGAGGTGACCGCCATCGACGATGGCCTGATCACGTTGAAGGTGTTCGGTCGCAACAGCCTTGGCGATCACGTCATCGCGAACGTGACGCTGACGATCGGGGGTTCCTGATGTTGTCGGGTAAGGCAGCGATCGTCGGCATCGGCGCCACCGACTTCTCCAAGGACTCCGGGCGTAGCGAGCTGCGCTTGGCGGCCGAGGCGGTTCTCGATGCGTTGGACGACGCGGGACTTTCGCCGTCGGATGTCGACGGGCTGACCACTTTCACGATGGACACGAACAAAGAGATCGCCGTCGCGCGGGCGGCCGGCATCGGCGAGCTGACGTTCTTCTCGCAGACCCACTATGGCGGTGGTGCCGCGTGCGGGACGGTTCAGCATGCCGCGATGGCCGTCGCGACGGGTGTGGCCGATGTCGTGGTGGCGTATCGGGCGTTCAACGAGCGGTCCGGTATGCGGTTCGGTCAGGTGCAGACGCGGCTGGTGGGAGATGTTGGCGTACAAGCTGATTCGACGGCAGCCGACAATTCCTTCTCGTATCCGCACGGGCTGTCGACGCCGGCGGCGCAGGTCGCGATGATCGCTCAGCGCTACATGCACTGGTCCGGTGCGACCAGCCGGGACTTCGGCGCCATCTCGGTGGCCGATCGCAAACACGCCGCCAAGAACCCGAAGGCTTACTTCTACGAGAAGCCGATCACCATTGAAGACCACCAGAATTCGCGGTGGATCGCCGAGCCGCTGCGGCTGCTGGACTGCTGTCAGGAGACCGACGGGGCCGTCGCGATCGTGGTGACGTCGGCGGAGCGTGCGAAGGATCTCAAGCATCGGCCGGCGGTCATCGAGGCGGCTTCGCAAGGCTCCAGCCCCGATCAGTACACGATGGTCAGCTACTACCGCCCCGAACTGGGCCTGCCCGAGATGGGTGTGGTGGGTCGGCAGCTGTGGTCCCAGTCGGGGCTGTCGCCGGCCGACATTCAGACGGCGGTGCTCTACGACCACTTCACGCCGTTCACGCTGATTCAGTTGGAGGAGTTGGGTTTCTGCGGTCGCGGCGAGGCCAAGGACTTCATCGCCGACGGTGCGGTCGAGGTGGGCGGGCGACTACCCATCAACACCCACGGCGGCCAACTCGGCGAGGCCTACATCCACGGCATGAACGGTATTGCGGAGGGTGTGCGGCAACTGCGAGGCACCTCGGTGAACCCAGTGCCCGACGTCGAGCACGTACTCGTCACCGCCGGAACAGGTGTGCCCACCTCCGGATTGATTCTCGGCTAGGCGTCGGGCCTCTCGGCCGAACGTGCGGCCAGCCGCGCGTTCGCTGCCGAGCGCGAAGCTGGCCGCGCGTTCGTCGAGTGAAGTGACGTCGACGGTAGGGCATGCGACGCTGCGGCGATGGGCGAACCATTCATCGGAACTGAGGCAATCGCCCTCGGTACGGTGACCAAGAGTCAGTTGAATAGACGCTATAGGCGGCTATTCAGAAACGTGTATGTCGATCCTGACACTGAAGTCACGGCCGCGCTGACGGCGAAGGCCGGGTGGCTGTGGAGCGGACGGCGAGGAGTGGTGGCCGGGTTTTCGGCGGCTGCGCTGCACGGCAGCAAATGGGTGGATGACCGAAAAGTGGCGGAATTGATTCACATCCATCGCCACCGCGTGCCGGGAATCCAGACTCACGGAGACCTCATCGAGGCGGACGAAGTCGAGGTGATTGGCGGCGTCGCGGTGACATCGCTCGCAAGGACAGCCCTCGACCTGGGGTGTTGGTACCCGACCACGACTGCTGTGGCGGGTATCGACGCGCTCGCGAGAGCAGCTGAGGTCAAGGCTGCCGATGTTGAATTGCTCACCAAGAGGTACCCGGGACGCCGCGGCATCGCCCAGGCACGGGAGGCGGCGGGCCTATTCGACGCGGGCGCACAGTCGCCGAAAGAGTCATGGCTTCGCATTGTCTTGATCCGGGCAGGCTTGCCGCGGCCCCAGACGCAGATTCCTGTCGTCGACGAATTTGGCAGTGCGATCGCGCATCTAGACATGGGCTGGGAGGACATCAAAGTCGCGGTCGAATACGACGGCGAACAGCATCGGAATGATCGCTGGCAGTACAAGCGTGATATCCGGCGGTTGGAAGCGATCGAGGGCTTAGGCTGGATCGTGGTCCGCGTGGTGGTGGGCGATCGTCCGCCTGACATCATTCGCCGCGTCCGGGCAGCCCGCGCACGTCGAACGTGAAGCTGGCCGCACGTTCGAGCGCCAGAGTGCGGCTGGCCGCGCGCTCGGCTTGAGGAAGCGCCAAACGCTAGGCCGGGACCAACTCGACGCCGGACAGCACCACCGCGTTGTCGCGCGAGGGCGCAACGACAGCGGCCACGAAGCGGCCGTCTTCCTTCCACACGTTGACCCGCAGTGTCTCGCCGGGGAACGCCACACCCGAAAAGCGCGCCCCATAGGCGGCCACCGCACCGGCATCCCCGTCCAGCAGCGCGTCGGTGATCGCCTTGCAGGTCATGCCGTAGGTGCACAGGCCGTGCAGAATCGGCTGGGAAAATCCTGCGGCAGCAGCGAATTCGGGGTCGGAGTGCAGCGGGTTGCGATCACCGCACAGCCGGTACAGCAGCGCCTGCTGCGGCAACAAGGGCATATCGACCTCGAGGTCCGGGGCCCCATCGGGCGCCCCATCCGACGACGAAGGCCCGCGCTCGCCACCGAATCCGCCCTCACCGCGCGCGAAGATCGACCGTCGCTGCGTCCACAGCACGGTGCCGTCGGGAGCCGACGCCGTCGTCTCGCTCCAGATCACCGCTGCCTTGCCTTTGTCCCAGATATCGGTGAACCGGGTGACGGCCGTGGCGGAACCGGACGGCGGTAGCGGCCCGGGCACCTCGATCCGCTCGCTGGCGTGCAGCACCTTGCCCAGCTCGATGTCGATGCCGGGGAATTGCACCGTCGGCGGCTTGGTCATGTGGAACGACGCCGCGACGTTGCCGAACGTCGGCAGCACCTGCGGGGTGTCGTCGATCAGGTAGCGCAACTCGCGCGGGTCCATCGGGTCGGCACCGGCACCCAGGCCAAGGTGGTAAAGCTGGATATCGCTACTGCTCCAAGAGAATTCGAGGGGCTCTAGCTCGGCGGCCAGCGCGACGTCTACATCGATCGGCATATCAGTTCTCTCCTGCGATGTGCAGCGCGGCAAGGTACCCGAAGGTCATCGCCGGCCCGATGGTGCCGCCCGGACCCGGGTAGGTGTGCCCCATCACCGGTGCACTGACGTTGCCCGCGGCGTACAGGCCGTCGATGATGCTGCCGTCGTCGCGCAGCGCGCGGGCGTGGACGTCGGTGCGGATGCCGCCCTTCGTCCCCAGGTCGCCGGGCACCATCTTGGCGGCGTAATACGGTGCGTGGGTGAGCTCCCCGAGGTTCGGATTGGGCTTGTTGGTGGGGTCGCCGTAGTACCTGTCGTACGCGCTCTCGCCGCGGCGGAAGTCCTCATCGACGCCGGTGCGGGCGAAGCCGTTGAATCGCGCCACGGTAGCCGAGAACTCGGCGACAGGTAAACCGGCCTGCGCGGCCAGCTCTTCGAGCGTGTCGGCCTTGATGATGACGCCGGATTCCATCCACTTGGTCGGAATACGTTGTCCCGGTTGTAGTCCCGCGAAGATATAGCGGTCGCGGTACTGTTGGTCGAATACCAACCAGGCCGGAATGTTCTCGCCCGGGCCGGGCCCCTGACCGAATTCTCCGCCGTACATGTGATGACAGGCCTCGACGTAGGGCATCGACTCGTTCATGAACCGTTTGCCGGACATGTTGACGATGATCGACCCCGGCGAGTTGCGCTCCGACAGCGCAAACCACGGCGCGCCGACTAGCGGAACCGTCGGACCCCACCAGGCGTCCTCCATGATATCCAGTGCGGCGCCGACCTTTTCGCCGGCAATGATGCCGTCACCGGTGTTGGCTTTGGCGCCAACCGTCCATTCGGTGGTGATCGGCGCGCGCTGGTACTTCACCCGCATCTGCTCGTTGTGCTCGAAGCC
This window encodes:
- the fadE29 gene encoding acyl-CoA dehydrogenase FadE29; protein product: MFIDLTPEQRALQAELREYFSNLISPDEAKAMESDRHNEAYRAVIKRMGQDGKLGVGWPKEFGGLGFGPIEQSIFVNEAHRADVPLPAVTLQTVGPALQQFGSEEQKKKFLPAILAGEVHFAIGYTEPEAGTDLASLRTTAIRQGDEYIVNGQKIFTTGAHDADYIWLACRTDPEAVKHKGISILIVDTKDPGYSWTPIILSDGAHHTNATYYNDVRVPADMLVGEENGGWRLITTQLNNERVMLGPAGRTAGIYDRLHAWASKPGGDGVTPIDHSDVKRALGEIYSMWRINELLNWQVAAAGEDINVADAASTKVFGTEKIQYIGRLAEEIVGKYGNPAESDTAELLEWLDSQTKRNLVITFGGGVNEVMREMIAASGLKVPRVPR
- a CDS encoding bifunctional MaoC family dehydratase N-terminal/OB-fold nucleic acid binding domain-containing protein, which produces MTDIKEAVAEITATVVAKPRDARDPVNQPTIKNWVEALGDANPIYVDEAAAKAAGHPGIVAPPAMIQVWTMFGLGGERPTDDPMGPIMQLFDDAGYIGVVATNCEQTYHRYLRPGEQVTIHSEMRDVVGPKQTGLGEGWFINQHITWRVGDENVAEMAWRILKFKPREAGSASSVPEDLDADAMMRPAMSRDTAFFWEGVKAHELRVQRLADGSLQHPPVPAVWQDKAEPIDYVVASGRGTVYSYVVHHAPKVPGRTLPFVIALVELEEGVRMLGELRDVDHAAIKIGMPVRATYIDFPAGDSGPEWTLYAWEPDA
- a CDS encoding MaoC family dehydratase, encoding MSAPVVEVGTVLPELKLEGSPTFIISTALATRDFQDVHHDRDLAQAKGSKDIFVNILTDTGLVQRYVTDWAGPTALIKSIGLRLGVPWYAYDTVTFSGEVTAIDDGLITLKVFGRNSLGDHVIANVTLTIGGS
- a CDS encoding lipid-transfer protein; the protein is MLSGKAAIVGIGATDFSKDSGRSELRLAAEAVLDALDDAGLSPSDVDGLTTFTMDTNKEIAVARAAGIGELTFFSQTHYGGGAACGTVQHAAMAVATGVADVVVAYRAFNERSGMRFGQVQTRLVGDVGVQADSTAADNSFSYPHGLSTPAAQVAMIAQRYMHWSGATSRDFGAISVADRKHAAKNPKAYFYEKPITIEDHQNSRWIAEPLRLLDCCQETDGAVAIVVTSAERAKDLKHRPAVIEAASQGSSPDQYTMVSYYRPELGLPEMGVVGRQLWSQSGLSPADIQTAVLYDHFTPFTLIQLEELGFCGRGEAKDFIADGAVEVGGRLPINTHGGQLGEAYIHGMNGIAEGVRQLRGTSVNPVPDVEHVLVTAGTGVPTSGLILG
- a CDS encoding MaoC family dehydratase, with the translated sequence MPIDVDVALAAELEPLEFSWSSSDIQLYHLGLGAGADPMDPRELRYLIDDTPQVLPTFGNVAASFHMTKPPTVQFPGIDIELGKVLHASERIEVPGPLPPSGSATAVTRFTDIWDKGKAAVIWSETTASAPDGTVLWTQRRSIFARGEGGFGGERGPSSSDGAPDGAPDLEVDMPLLPQQALLYRLCGDRNPLHSDPEFAAAAGFSQPILHGLCTYGMTCKAITDALLDGDAGAVAAYGARFSGVAFPGETLRVNVWKEDGRFVAAVVAPSRDNAVVLSGVELVPA
- the kstD gene encoding 3-oxosteroid 1-dehydrogenase, which translates into the protein MTAQEYDVVVVGSGGAGMVAALAAAHRGLSTLVIEKAPHFGGSTARSGGGVWIPNNEVLKRDGVRDTPEAARTYLHGIVGDRSVSGVEPERIDTYLQRGPEMLSFVLKNTPLKMCWVPKYSDYYPEAPGGRAEGRSIEPKPFDARKLGPDEGGLEPAYGKVPLNVVVMQQDYVRLNMLKRHPRGVLRSLKVGARTMWAKSTGKNLVGMGRALIAPLRIGLQRAGVPVQLNTALTDLYVEDGVVRGVYVRSAGESESVEPQLIRARRGVILASGGFEHNEQMRVKYQRAPITTEWTVGAKANTGDGIIAGEKVGAALDIMEDAWWGPTVPLVGAPWFALSERNSPGSIIVNMSGKRFMNESMPYVEACHHMYGGEFGQGPGPGENIPAWLVFDQQYRDRYIFAGLQPGQRIPTKWMESGVIIKADTLEELAAQAGLPVAEFSATVARFNGFARTGVDEDFRRGESAYDRYYGDPTNKPNPNLGELTHAPYYAAKMVPGDLGTKGGIRTDVHARALRDDGSIIDGLYAAGNVSAPVMGHTYPGPGGTIGPAMTFGYLAALHIAGEN